A stretch of the Papaver somniferum cultivar HN1 chromosome 6, ASM357369v1, whole genome shotgun sequence genome encodes the following:
- the LOC113290999 gene encoding uncharacterized protein LOC113290999, whose translation MCNGEFTDKSADESWVFLHEVAEKIQQWESDRAPRKSTIRGNVHKIESDFEGNAKIASLVRRVEALELEKSVKSAATTSCNQVEVSICVACNSSDHLVDNCPQLHAFQESRPEQANVLYQKHENNPYSQTHNPGWRNHPNFSWSKGPVQGGTSGNTQVYSYPRNPQVQSHTQYPVEKRPRFDDGVNQMNQNILQYQKMNDQRFSSLELKLGQICDALNEREKGKLRSQPQQNPKGTFQESTSNCNETAHAVTTLRSGKIIDNNVGVPQTSESESDSSLHTTPQKTSIVENDSEHVCKSKKSTDVNVSLPANVPVAPFPQRFVQQKKGTHYNGMLKMFKRVNINIPFLEAIKKIPAYAKFLKDLRTQKRNLNVHKCDFLAEQASSIIQNKTPPKFRDPGCPTITCMIGDHMVNKALLDLGESVNLLPYSVYVQLGLGELKPTPITHKLADRSVKVPRGVVEDVLIKVKFYFPLDFIVLDTHQQHLDLDDDDDVHEINMIESLIQDSLSSSMSVDPLHACLNNFNLDLFDDEYISEVNSLLESAPLMDTTKWKSRVEPLPLSESKSVPSLIEPPKLELKTLPDTLKYAFLGSCNTLHVTISSALDIEHESKLLEVLKKHKEALGWTISNIKGISPTLCMHHINLEENAKPSR comes from the exons atgtgcaaTGGTGagttcacagataaaagtgccgACGAGTCGTGGGTCTTCTTGCATGAAGTTGCCGAGAAAATTCAGCAATGGGAGTCTGATAGAGCACCTAGGAAGTCGACCATCAGGGGTAATGTTCATAAAATAGAGTCTGACTTTGAGGGTAATGCTAAAATAGCATCATTGGTTAGGAGAGTTGAGGCTTTAGAACTAGAGAAAAGTGTGAAATCTGCTGCAACTACTTCTTGCAACCAAGTTGAGGTTTCTATTTGTGTTGCTTGTAATAGTTCTGATCATCTTGTTGATAACTGCCCACAATTGCATGCATTTCAAGAGTCCAGACCTGAACAAGCTAATGTTTTGTATCAAAAGCATGAGAATAACCCCTATTCTCAGACACATAACCCAgggtggagaaaccaccctaacttttcatggtccaagggCCCTGTACAAGGGGGTACATCAGGAAATACACAGGTATATTCATATCCTAGAAACCCCCAAGTACAATCGCACACACAGTACCCTGTAGAGAAAAGGCCTAGATTTGATGATGGTGTAAACCAAATGAATCAAAATATTTTGCAATATCAGAAGATGAATGACCAAAGGTTTTCTAGTCTAGAACTTAAGTTGGGACAAATTTGTGATGCTCTAAATGAGAGGGAAAAGGGTAAACTCCGTAGTCAACCTCAGCAAAATCCGAAAGGTACATTTCAGGAAAGTACATCTAATTGTAATGAGACTGCACATGCTGTCACCACTCTTCGTAGTGGTAAAATTATTGATAACAATGTAGGCGTACCACAGACTAGTGAGTCTGAGTCAGATTCATCATTGCATACAACGCCACAGAAAACATCCATTGTAGAAAATGACTCTGAGCatgtttgtaaatctaaaaaaTCTACTGATGTTAATGTTTCTTTGCCAGCTAAtgttcctgttgctccatttcctcaaaggtTTGTGCAACAGAAGAAAGGTACCCATTACAATGGGATGTTAAAGATGTTCAAACGAGTTAACATCAACATCCCATTTCTTGAAGCAATAAAGAAGATCCCTGCTTATGCTAAGTTCTTGAAAGATCTGCGCACACAAAAGCGAAATCTTAATGTGCATAAGTGTGACTTTCTTGCTGAACAGGCGAGTTCTATCATTCAAAATAAGACTCCACCTAAATTTAGAGACCCAGGTTGTCCCACAATCACATGCATGATAGGTGACCATATGGTCAATAAGGCATTACTGGACTTAGGGgaaagtgttaacctactgccatattcggtGTATGTGCAGTTGGGTCTTGGAGAGTTAAAACCAACACCTATAACTCATAAATTGGCGGACAGATccgtcaaagttcctcgtggtgtggtaGAAGATGTTCTAATCAAGGTTAAGTTCTATTTTCCCTTGGACTTCATTGTATTAGATACCCA CCAACAACATTtagatcttgatgatgatgatgatgtgcatgaaatcAACATGATTGAAAGTTTGATTCAGGATTCGTTGTCCAGTAGCATGTCTGTTGACCCTTTGCATGCTTGTTTGAATAATTTTAACTTAGATTtgtttgatgatgaatacataagtGAAGTAAATTCTTTGCTTGAATCTGCACCTCTCATGGACACCACCAAATGGAAATCTAGAGTGGAGCCACTTCCACTCTCTGAATCCAAGTCTGTCCCGTCTCTTATTGAGCCACCAAAGCTCGAACTGAAAACATTGCCTGACACTCTTAAATATGCATTTTTGGGATCTTGTAATACTTTGCATGTAACTATTTCATCTGCCTTAGACATAGAACATgagagtaagcttttagaagtacttaagaaGCATAAAGAAGCATTAGGATGGACAATATCAAATATTAAAGGCATAAGTCCCACTTTGTGCATGCATCatataaatcttgaagaaaatgcTAAACCATCTAGGTAA